A region of Nitrospinota bacterium DNA encodes the following proteins:
- a CDS encoding B12-binding domain-containing radical SAM protein, with the protein MRVLLIRPPYTRIRGAGQVPYFPLGIGYVGAMLEKNGFEVGIYNADVPAGRSEMVFHDERDVFSQRSAAHARYKAALNNDEHPVWNEVRETLRTFKPDVVGLSILSVEYPSALKISKIAKQMNPSIKVVWGGFHPTFMPEGSLKNPEVDVVVAGEGEQTAVELMKALDTGGDLTKILGLYLKSNGGVIFTGPRPIMDDLDSIPYPARHLRLYPERYDPRNMGNIITSRGCPFRCTFCGCRNLWEKKFRRRSPENVIAELKDLVGTYRANHIFFMDDTFSLKKNYGIEMCQAIIDSGLNVVWTTDTRVDRVDDELIGYMKKAGCVYLDLGIETGSDRMSKIIKKDITREQVFSAVDIINKHDMATGAFLMAGFLEETIEDLDETFSLIRKLKVTHIALNVWDPMPGSELYDQSVTMGVVAKDADWNDFPLWPDTHFAVQMKPDEFLAKCNQIAEHVYQHNNSFMAYVRKIRPKVIALAKRDPVYLMFRLSLWIRERFLRMVGGSRAEQS; encoded by the coding sequence GTGAGGGTATTGCTGATAAGGCCGCCATACACGAGGATTCGCGGGGCGGGCCAGGTTCCATATTTCCCGCTGGGCATAGGCTATGTGGGCGCCATGCTGGAGAAGAACGGTTTCGAGGTGGGCATATACAACGCGGACGTGCCCGCTGGCCGCAGTGAAATGGTGTTCCACGACGAACGGGACGTGTTCTCCCAGCGCTCGGCGGCCCACGCCAGATATAAAGCGGCGCTGAATAACGACGAGCATCCGGTGTGGAACGAAGTGCGGGAAACCCTGCGGACGTTCAAACCGGACGTGGTGGGGCTTTCCATCCTTTCGGTGGAGTATCCTTCAGCGCTGAAGATAAGCAAAATAGCCAAACAGATGAATCCCTCCATAAAAGTTGTATGGGGCGGGTTCCATCCCACCTTCATGCCCGAGGGGAGCTTGAAGAACCCCGAGGTGGACGTGGTGGTGGCCGGCGAAGGGGAGCAGACCGCCGTGGAGCTTATGAAAGCCCTGGACACGGGCGGGGATCTCACAAAAATCCTGGGGCTGTACTTAAAATCCAACGGTGGCGTGATTTTCACCGGGCCCCGGCCCATCATGGACGATCTGGACTCCATCCCGTACCCCGCGCGGCATTTGAGGCTTTACCCGGAGCGGTACGACCCGCGCAACATGGGCAACATAATAACCTCCCGCGGGTGCCCGTTCCGTTGCACATTTTGCGGGTGCAGGAACCTGTGGGAGAAGAAGTTCCGCCGCCGGTCGCCGGAAAATGTCATCGCCGAGCTGAAAGATCTGGTGGGGACATACCGCGCAAACCATATCTTTTTCATGGACGACACCTTCAGCCTGAAGAAAAACTACGGCATCGAAATGTGCCAGGCCATCATAGACTCTGGCCTCAACGTGGTGTGGACCACCGACACCCGGGTGGACAGGGTGGACGACGAGCTGATCGGTTACATGAAGAAGGCCGGATGCGTGTATCTGGACCTGGGGATAGAGACCGGTAGCGACCGGATGTCGAAGATAATCAAGAAAGACATCACCCGGGAGCAGGTTTTCAGCGCCGTGGACATAATCAACAAACACGACATGGCCACAGGCGCGTTCCTGATGGCAGGGTTTTTGGAAGAGACTATTGAGGATCTGGATGAGACCTTCTCGCTCATCAGGAAGCTGAAAGTCACCCATATCGCGCTGAACGTGTGGGATCCCATGCCCGGCAGTGAGCTTTACGACCAGTCGGTAACTATGGGTGTGGTGGCAAAAGACGCCGACTGGAACGATTTCCCCTTGTGGCCGGACACGCATTTCGCCGTGCAGATGAAACCAGACGAGTTCCTGGCCAAGTGCAACCAGATCGCCGAGCATGTGTACCAGCATAATAATTCGTTCATGGCCTATGTGCGCAAGATAAGGCCAAAAGTGATAGCCCTGGCCAAACGGGATCCGGTATATCTCATGTTCAGACTGTCGCTCTGGATCAGGGAGCGCTTTTTGCGCATGGTGGGTGGCTCCAGGGCAGAGCAGAGCTGA